A region from the Takifugu rubripes chromosome 22, fTakRub1.2, whole genome shotgun sequence genome encodes:
- the npc1 gene encoding NPC intracellular cholesterol transporter 1, whose amino-acid sequence MKLMGLLPGTAPPCILVVIILLSEGCFQRVGAQHCVWYGECGESEKVPGKKYNCNYTGPPKPLLPEGYELLTELCPGYDYENRSLCCDVNQLHTLKGSLQLPLQFLSRCPACFFNLMNLFCELTCSPHQSQFMNGTKFSGPNVVEVQYYIGQTFANAMYNACRDVQAPSSNVKALSLLCGKDAKDCNATNWIQYMFDTNNGQAPFPITAIFSDVPVSGYTPMNNKTYACTEGLEDGSGPCSCQDCTDACGPTPVPPPPPLPWKILGIDAMTIIMWLSYMAFLFIFAGSLLVAWCHRKQTIKSEYEPILDSNNPLSLNRDNQEQVDASCCETLGERFENFLRTCFSVWGSFCVLHPFIVLLGSIVLVAASSGGLVYMQITTDPVDLWSSPKSQARQEKDYFDSHFGPFFRTAQLIITSPLNDTFIYTPYFGGSDVPFKAILSKDILDQVLDLQLDIENLVATYEGQNVTLKDICLAPLSPYNDNCTILSVLNYFQNSHSVLNHSRGDEFYVYADYHSHFLYCVSAPASLNDTTLLHDPCLGTFGGPVFPWLALGGYDDTNYNNATALVVTFPLNNNYDPARLGKTLAWEKEFIRFMKDYKNPNLTISFSAERSIEDEINRESNSDISTIVVSYVIMFVYISLALGHIQSFRRLLVDSKISLGISGILIVLSSVSSSLGIFSYIGIPLTLIVIEVIPFLVLAVGVDNIFILVQTLQRDERMPQEEIHHQIGRILGDVAPSMFLSSFSETVAFFLGALSNMPAVRTFSLFAGLAVFIDFLLQISCFVSLLGLDASRQEGNRMDIVCCVKIQGEEVKKDSFLFLFFKKIYAPFILNDWVRPFVVAVFVGMLSFSIAVMDKVEIGLDQKLSMPDDSYILDYFKNLSEYLHTGAPVYFVVEDGLNYSSLEGQNAVCGGVGCNNNSLVQQVYTASLISNYTTVAYTPSSWLDDYFDWVKPQSTCCRYYNGTGAFCNASVVNSSCVHCRPMTPSGKERPVGDDFMRFLPMFLSDNPNVKCGKGGHAAYGTAVDLYPQNTGVGATYFMTYHTILKDSPDFIKALKMARNLANNITQSLGHKVFAYSVFYVFYEQYLTIAYDTALNLSVSLASIFVVTTVLLGFELWAAVTVSITIAMILVNMFGVMWLWGISLNAVSLVNLVMSCGISVEFCSHIVRAFSISLMTSRVKRAEEALAHMGSSVFSGITLTKFGGILILALSKSQIFQVFYFRMYLAIVLLGAAHGLIFLPVLLSYIGPSVNKAKVFAATKRYAGTERERLLKY is encoded by the exons ATGAAGCTGATGGGGCTCCTACCAGGGACAGCACCTCCGTGCATACTGGTTGTCATCATTCTGCTGTCAGAGGGGTGTTTTCAAAGG GTGGGGGCCCAGCACTGCGTTTGGTACGGGGAGTGTGGCGAGTCGGAAAAGGTGCCAGGAAAAAAGTACAACTGCAACTACACTGGTCCTCCCAAACCACTGCTACCTGAGGGTTACGAACTTCTTACG GAGCTTTGTCCTGGATATGACTACGAAAACCGAAGCCTCTGCTGTGATGTTAACCAGTTGCATACGCTCAAAGGGAGTCTTCAGCTGCCCCTTCAGTTCCTTTCTCG GTGTCCTGCCTGCTTCTTCAACCTGATGAACCTCTTTTGTGAGCTGACCTGCAGCCCCCACCAGAGTCAGTTCATGAACGGTACCAAATTCAGTGGGCCCAACGTAGTAGAAGTGCAGTACTATATTGGACAAACCTTTGCTAATG CCATGTATAACGCCTGCAGGGATGTCCAAGCACCCTCCAGCAACGTGAAAGCCTTGTCACTGCTTTGTGGAAAAGATGCAAAGGACTGCAATGCTACTAACTGGATCCAGTATATGTTTGACACCAACAATGGACAAGCCCCCTTCCCAATAACTGCAATATTCTCAG ATGTGCCAGTGTCTGGTTACACTCCCATGAACAACAAGACGTATGCCTGCACTGAGGGCCTGGAGGATGGTTCTGGTCCCTGTTCCTGTCAGGATTGCACAGATGCCTGTGGCCCCACACCCgtacctccccctcctcctctcccctggAAAATCCTAGGTATCGACGCCATGACGATCATCATGTGGCTCTCCTACATGGCCTTCCTCTTCATTTTTGCCGGATCATTGCTGGTAGCTTGGTGTCACAG GAAACAGACCATTAAGTCTGAGTACGAGCCTATATTGGACAGCAATAACCCACTGTCTCTCAACCGTGATAACCAAGAGCAAG TCGATGCTTCGTGCTGTGAAACACTGGGTGAACGCTTTGAGAACTTTCTGCGGACCTGCTTCAGCGTCTGGGGTTCCTTCTGTGTGCTGCATCCCTTCATTGTGTTGCTGGGCAGCATTGTACTGGTGGCCGCCTCCTCTGGGGGACTGGTTTATATGCAGATTACCACAGACCCCGTTGACCTGTGGTCGTCTCCGAAGAGCCAGGCTCGCCAGGAGAAGGACTATTTCGACAGCCACTTCGGGCCCTTCTTTAGAACCGCACAGCTCATCATCACCTCCCCGCTGAATGACACTTTCATCTACACCCCATACTTTGGAGGGTCAGACGTCCCATTTAAAGCCATCCTGAGCAAAGATATCCTGGACCAG GTGCTGGATCTGCAGCTTGACATCGAAAACCTTGTAGCCACATACGAGGGCCAAAACGTGACACTTAAGGATATTTGCTTAGCGCCACTCTCACCTTACAATGACAACTGTACCATCCTGAGTGTCCTCAACTACTTCCAGAACAGCCACTCTGTGCTGAACCACAGCAGAGGAGATGAATTCTACGTCTACGCTGACTATCACAGTCACTTCCTCTACTGCGTCAG CGCACCAGCCTCCCTCAATGACACCACTCTTCTCCATGACCCCTGTTTAGGCACCTTTGGTGGTCCTGTCTTTCCTTGGCTGGCCTTGGGTGGTTATGATG ACACAAACTACAACAACGCCACAGCTCTGGTGGTCACCTTTCCACTCAACAACAACTATGATCCAGCCAGGCTGGGAAAAACTCTGGCATGGGAGAAAGA ATTCATCAGGTTTATGAAGGACTACAAAAACCCCAACCTGACTATATCCTTTAGTGCCGAGAGGAGTATTGAAGATGAAATAAACCGAGAgagcaacagtgacatcagcacTATAGTTGTTAGCTATGTTATTATGTTTGTGTACATCTCCCTTGccctgggccacattcagagctTCAGGAGACTGCTG GTGGACTCCAAGATTTCCCTGGGTATTTCGGGTATCCTGATCGTGCTCAGTtctgtgtcctcctcactgGGCATTTTCAGCTATATTGGTATCCCGCTCACCCTTATTGTGATTGAAGTCATCCCTTTCCTGGTTCTGGCTGTTGGAGTGGACAACATCTTTATATTAGTGCAAACACTTCAG AGGGACGAGCGCATGCCTCAGGAGGAGATCCACCATCAGATTGGCCGTATTCTCGGAGATGTAGCCCCAAGCatgttcctctcctccttctcagaGACGGTGGCTTTTTTCCTGG GAGCTCTGTCCAACATGCCCGCAGTGAGGACTTTCTCTCTGTTTGCTGGCTTGGCTGTTTTTATCGATTTCCTGTTGCAGATCAGCTGCTTCGTCAGCTTGCTCGGCCTTGATGCCAGCCGGCAGGAG GGAAATCGAATGGACATTGTTTGCTGTGTAAAGATACAAGGAGAGGAAGTAAAGAAGGAtagcttcctcttcctctttttcaaGAAGATCTATGCCCCGTTTATTCTTAACGACTGGGTTCGACCGTTTGTG GTGGCCGTGTTTGTGGGAATGCTCTCCTTCAGTATTGCCGTAATGGATAAAGTGGAGATTGGACTGGATCAGAAACTCTCCATGCCTGAT GACTCGTACATACTGGATTACTTTAAGAACTTGTCTGAATATCTCCATACTGGAGCGCCTGTGTACTTTGTGGTCGAGGATGGTCTCAACTACAGCAGTCTGGAGGGACAGAATGCTGTCTGTGGCGGAGTGGGCTGCAACAACAACTCTCTGGTCCAGCAGGTCTACACTGCCTCACTCATCAGCAACTA CACAACTGTTGCCTACACGCCCTCCTCTTGGCTTGATGACTACTTTGACTGGGTGAAGCCTCAGtctacctgctgcagatacTACAATGGAACTGGGGCCTTCTGCAATGCGTCAG TGGTAAATTCATCCTGCGTGCACTGCCGGCCCATGACGCCCAGCGGGAAGGAGCGGCCAGTTGGAGACGACTTCATGCGGTTTCTGCCCATGTTTCTGTCAGACAATCCCAACGTCAAGTGTGGAAAAGG AGGACACGCAGCCTACGGCACAGCAGTCGACCTGTATCCCCAGAACACGGGGGTCGGAGCCACGTACTTCATGACCTACCACACCATCCTGAAAGACTCTCCAGACTTCATCAAGGCTTTAAAAATGGCCCGTAATCTGGCCAACAACATCACGCAGTCACTGGGCCACAAAGTCTTTGCCTACAG cgTGTTTTACGTGTTCTACGAGCAGTACCTCACCATCGCGTACGACACAGCTCTGAACCTGAGCGTCTCCTTGGCCTCTATATTCGTGGTGACCACGGTGCTGCTGGGCTTCGAGCTGTGGGCCGCCGTGACGGTCAGCATTACCATCGCCATGATCCTGGTCAACATGTTCGGTGTCATGTGGCTGTGGGGCATCAGCCTCAACGCGGTGTCCCTGGTGAACCTGGTCATG agctgtggCATCTCGGTGGAGTTCTGCAGTCACATTGTGCGAGCGTTTTCCATCAGCCTGATGACCAGCAGAGTGAAGCGGGCTGAGGAGGCCCTGGCTCACATGGGCAGCTCT GTGTTCAGCGGAATCACCTTGACCAAGTTCGGAGGTATCCTCATCCTGGCGCTTTCCAAATCGCAGATCTTCCAGGTTTTCTACTTTAGGATGTACTTGGCCATCGTGTTGCTGGGGGCTGCTCACGgactcatcttcctccctgtaCTGCTCAGTTACATCG GTCCTTCAGTAAACAAAGCTAAGGTGTTTGCTGCTACCAAGCGCTACGCCGGCACAGAAAGGGAGCGCCTCCTCAAGTATTAG
- the egfra gene encoding epidermal growth factor receptor, with protein MAARFVTGFGLTSLLCLCCCVLAERKVCQGITNRLNLLGSREDHYANMLKTYSNCTVVLENLEITYMEEDRDLSFLRSIEEVGGYVLIALNTVSKIRLDNLRIIRGHSLYEKKFALSVIANFNKSTGQGTSELLLNSLTEILKGGIKISGKVLCNVETIQWYDIVNVETKPVMELPVASNNPQCQKCDSSCFNGSCWAPGPQNCQTLTKLNCAQQCSKRCKGTSPIDCCNEHCAAGCTGPRPTDCLACRDFQDDGVCKDSCPGLMRYDPNLHQLVPNPHGKYNFGATCVKTCPHNYVVTDHGACVRTCSGNTYEVDEGGMRKCAKCEGLCPKVCNGLGTGELTNAMSINATNIESFRNCTKINGNIAIIRTSIHGDAYTKTPKMHPSQLDVFKTVKEITGYLLIQTWPDNISSLSPFENLEIIRGRTKRGSRSLMVANLGITSLGLRSLKEISDGDVIIMKNKNLCYTSKSHWKKLFKSDSQHPTIDENADAATCAQRNNSCDRKCTAEGCWGSGPDMCFACSNYSRGGSCVDSCNILEGELREAVVDKTCVECHPECERMNGTATCIAPGSGNCTRCANSQDGLFCVSRCPQGVPGEDETLVWKYADNNKVCQLCHKNCTQGCTGPGLAGCQNKSTSGFSMIAAGVVGGLLAALIAGLSVFVLLRRRHIKRKRTMRRLLQERELVEPLTPSGEAPNQALLRILKEPEFKKIKVLGSGAFGTVYKGLWVPEGEDVKIPVAIKVLREATSPKANKEILDEAYVMASVEHPHVCRLLGICLTSTVQLITQLMPYGCLLDYVKENRDNIGSQYLLNWCVQIAKGMNYLEERHLVHRDLAARNVLVKTPQHVKITDFGLAKLLNADEKEYHADGGKVPIKWMALESILNRTYTHQSDVWSYGVTVWELMTFGTKPYDGIPASEIAGILEKGERLPQPPICTIDVYMIMVKCWMIDADSRPRFRELIAEFTKMARDPSRYLVIQGDERMPLPSPTENKLFRTLISEEYMEDAIDADEYLVPQHGFFSSPSTSHTPLLQSTNGFPSRDGSFVHRYIPDPTDKLLDDAFQPAPDYMNQNGVSDVMNPNYKYPGPPRSVLPTISSDDTESEYLNCFKNGTIEPEYLNEVPSSSGFPFTPNNVVQNMQKYAPQNSIDNPDYQQDFTPTFKTHTNGHIPAAENTEYLGPD; from the exons TATGTCAAGGCATCACCAATCGTTTAAACCTGTTGGGTTCCAGAGAGGACCATTATGCAAACATGCTGAAGACTTACAGCAACTGCACTGTAgttctggagaacctggagatcACTTATATGGAGGAGGATCGTGACCTGTCCTTCCTCAGG TCTATTGAAGAAGTGGGCGGATATGTGCTGATTGCTCTCAACACGGTGTCCAAGATTCGCCTGGATAACCTCCGAATCATCCGCGGTCATTCGCTTTACGAAAAGAAGTTTGCCCTGTCGGTGATTGCCAACTTCAACAAGAGTACTGGCCAGGGCACCAGCGAGCTGCTTCTGAACAGCCTCACAG AGATTCTTAAGGGAGGAATCAAAATTTCAGGCAAAGTGCTCTGCAATGTGGAAACCATCCAGTGGTATGACATTGTCAATGTTGAGACCAAACCCGTCATGGAGCTTCCAGTAGCCAGCAACAATCCACAGT GCCAGAAATGTGACTCGAGTTGCTTTAATGGTTCATGCTGGGCACCTGGTCCTCAAAACTGTCAGACCT TAACAAAGCTGAACTGTGCACAGCAGTGTTCTAAGAGATGCAAAGGAACCTCACCCATTGATTGCTGTAATGAGCACTGTGCTGCTGGCTGCACCGGGCCGCGGCCCACCGACTGTCTG GCATGTCGGGACTTCCAGGACGACGGGGTGTGTAAGGACTCATGCCCAGGTCTTATGCGCTACGACCCCAACCTTCACCAACTCGTACCCAATCCTCATGGAAAGTACAACTTTGGGGCCACCTGTGTCAAAACCTGTCCAC ATAATTATGTTGTGACGGATCACGGAGCGTGCGTGCGTACATGCAGCGGGAACACATATGAGGTGGATGAGGGCGGAATGAGGAAGTGCGCCAAATGTGAAGGACTATGCCCAAAAG TGTGTAACGGGCTCGGGACAGGAGAACTGACGAACGCTATGTCCATCAATGCCACCAACATCGAATCCTTTAGAAATTGCACAAAAATCAATGGTAACATTGCTATCATCCGCACATCAATTCATGG CGACGCATATACCAAAACGCCAAAGATGCACCCTTCCCAACTAGATGTGTTCAAGACAGTTAAAGAAATTACTG GATATTTGTTGATTCAAACATGGCCAGACAACATAAGCTCACTGAGCCCTTTTGAGAACCTGGAGATCATTCGGGGCCGAACAAAACG TGGTAGCCGTAGTTTGATGGTGGCTAATCTTGGGATCACATCACTGGGCCTTCGCTCCTTGAAAGAAATCAGTGATGGAGATGTGATCATCATGAAAAACAAGAACCTGTGCTACACCAGTAAAAGCCACTGGAAAAAGCTCTTCAAGTCGGACAGCCAACATCCCACCATAGATGAAAACGCTGATGCTGCCACATGTG cccaAAGGAACAACagttgtgacaggaagtgcactgCAGAAGGCTGCTGGGGCTCCGGCCCGGACATGTGTTTTGCCTGCAGTAACTACAGCCGCGGTGGGAGTTGTGTTGACTCCTGCAACATCCTGGAGGG tgAACTACGGGAGGCTGTTGTGGATAAAACCTGCGTGGAGTGTCACCCCGAGTGTGAACGCATGAACGGGACCGCAACCTGCATTGCTCCT GGTAGTGGAAACTGTACAAGGTGTGCCAACTCTCAGGATGGACTGTTCTGCGTGTCTCGGTGTCCCCAAGGTGTGCCAGGGGAAGATGAGACACTCGTGTGGAAATACGCAGACAACAATAAAGTGTGCCAACTGTGCCACAAAAACTGCACTCAAGG GTGCACTGGTCCTGGTCTTGCAGGTTGCCAAAATAAAAG CACGTCTGGTTTTTCAATGATTGCGGCTGGTGTTGTTGGCGGGCTGCTAGCTGCTCTTATAGCGGgcctgtctgtttttgtgttaCTACGCCGACGCCACATCAAGAGGAAGCGAACCATGCGCCGACTTCTCCAAGAGAGAGAG TTGGTTGAACCTTTGACACCAAGCGGGGAGGCACCAAACCAGGCTCTGTTGCGTATCCTGAAAGAGCCCGAATTCAAGAAAATCAAAGTGCTCGGATCAGGGGCTTTCGGCACAGTTTACAAG GGCCTGTGGGTTCCAGAGGGAGAGGATGTGAAGATCCCAGTGGCCATCAAGGTTTTACGAGAGGCAACATCACCAAAAGCAAACAAGGAGATTTTGGAT GAGGCGTATGTGATGGCCAGCGTGGAACACCCGCATGTTTGCCGCCTGCTCGGCATCTGCCTGACTTCAACTGTGCAGCTCATCACCCAGTTGATGCCCTACGGCTGCCTTCTGGACTACGTCAAAGAGAACAGGGATAATATCGGCTCCCAGTACTTGCTCAACTGGTGTGTGCAGATAGCTAAG GGTATGAACTACCTAGAGGAGCGTCACCTGGTACACCGCGACTTGGCGGCCAGAAATGTCCTCGTCAAGACCCCGCAACATGTCAAGATCACAGACTTCGGTCTGGCCAAGCTCCTCAATGCGGATGAGAAAGAGTACCATGCAGATGGCGGGAAG GTGCCAATAAAATGGATGGCTCTTGAATCCATCCTGAACAGGACGTACACACACCAGAGTGATGTTTGGAGTTATG GCGTGACAGTGTGGGAGCTGATGACATTTGGGACCAAACCATATGATGGGATCCCAGCCAGTGAGATAGCTGGGATCCTGGAGAAAGGCGAGAGGCTGCCTCAACCACCAATCTGTACCATAGATGTCTATATGATAATGGTGAAGT gtTGGATGATTGATGCTGACAGCCGGCCTCGTTTCCGGGAACTAATAGCTGAGTTTACAAAGATGGCTCGAGATCCTTCTCGCTATCTTGTCATACAG GGCGATGAGCGCATGCCCCTGCCAAGTCcaacagaaaataaactgtTCCGTACTCTGATCAGCGAGGAGTACATGGAGGACGCGATAGATGCAGATGAGTACTTGGTCCCGCAGCATGGATTCTTTAGCAGCCCAAGCACCTCCCACACGCCGCTGCTTCAATCGACA AATGGATTCCCTAGCCGAGATGGAAGCTTCGTTCACCGGTATATTCCCGACCCCACAGACAAACTTTTAGATGATGCCTTTCAGCCAGCTCCAG ACTACATGAATCAAAATGGAGTCTCGGACGTGATGAATCCCAACTACAAGTACCCCGGTCCCCCTCGCAGCGTCCTTCCTACAATCTCGTCAGACGACACAGAATCTGAATACCTGAACTGCTTTAAAAATGGTACTATTGAGCCCGAGTATCTGAACGAGGTCCCGTCCTCTAGCGGCTTCCCTTTCACTCCCAACAATGTAGTTCAAAACATGCAGAAATATGCACCACAGAACAGCATAGACAACCCAGACTACCAACAGGATTTCACCCCCACCTTCAAGACTCACACCAATGGAcacatcccagcagcagaaaacacagagTACCTGGGTCCGGACTGA